In Chloroflexota bacterium, the sequence CAATACGGGTTGACCGACGTCGCTGCTGGGATCGTGAGCTTCGCCGATCTCACTTTAGGTGCTGCGGTAATACCGGTGTTGGAAGCACACATAGCGGCCAGCAAGAGCCGGTTCCGCGGGATTCGCCACATAAACGCCTGGGACGCGAGTCCCGATATCGTATCAACCAGAAAGCCTCCCCAGGGGCTGTTATTGGATCCGAAGTTCCGAGAGGGATTTGCGTGCCTGAAGAAGCACGACTTGAGTTTTGATGCCTGGTTATATCACCCACAGTTGACGGAATTGGTGGACCTGGCGAGAGCCTTCCCTGATATAACCATCATCCTGAACCATATTGGAGGTCTCTTAGGTACTGGCCCCTATGCCGGGAAAAGTGCGGAAGTGTTTCACGATTGGCAGCGCGAGATTGCTGCGCTGGCTGCCTGCCCCAACGTGTTTGTGAAGCTGGGCGGGCTCGGGATGCCGCGCAGTGGCTTTGGCTGGCATGAGCAGACCACCCCGCCAAATTCAACCGAGCTAGCTGAGACCATGGGACCCTATTATCGCTATTGCATTGAGCAGTTTGGCGTAGACCGTTGTATGTTCGAGAGTAATTTCCCGGTCGATAAGATATCCTACTCATACACCGTTCTGTGGAATGCCTTTAAGCACATCTCTGAAGGCTTCACGCCACAGGAGCGTGGCGCCCTGTTCCACGATACTGCCGTGAAGGTGTACCGTCTCCAGACCAAGTGACGATGGGTATGGCGAGGATAAGCTCACAGACGAGATGGCTGTTTTAGTTGCTGAAGCCTGCGGTGCTTACGGGCGGCTGGTGGAAGACCCGGCTGATGTTCTGCCAGCCTTGAAAGACGCTCTTGACCAGGTTCACCTCGGGAGACCCGCGGTGTTGGATGTGAGGATAGAGAGCGAGTGAACGCCTTTCTGGCCTCAACTAATCCGTCAATACGGTGGCTTGGCTGCTAAAGACTGGCCCAGTCATAAAGTTAGTCCACAGTAGATAACAATTGCTTGAAATGTATAATTGAGGCTATTTCAAGAGTAAAGCACGTACAGCCTAGTTAAACCAAAATCCTGTAACAAAGGCTGAATCATTGTATCTATGGGACGATAAAAATATCCCTCCCGGTTTTACCATATCTTCTGGGCATATTCTGTCGGAAACTGTCACTATTAGGTACGTACATCACTAAATACAAATTACCTGAAGGCCATGTTATAATCGCATCAATAATTGGAGAACATTTATTGATGACTCAAACACCTCGCGACGACAATAAAAAAGACAATTTATCCCAAGGAGACGTGGAGATTGATCCCGAAGTTCTTAATAAACTCCTGAGTCAAATTCCTGATGGGCCACTAAAAAACGTCGAAGAAGTCATATTTCCAGAGCCGTTACCTCATTTTCGCATACCGCGTCGCCTGAAAAATAGTAAAAGTAAACGGGGCCCAAAATCTATTGAGGATTGGAATAAAGAGGTACGCAGTGTTTGGGGTCACTTATATGATACAGAGGAACTTGAAAAAAGCTGGCTAGCACAATTGCCAACAATACAAAAACTCGCGGCCAGTGAACACGGTGGAAGAACTATAGGGAGTGGATTAGCTCTACAAGCACTCTTAAAGAAAGCTCTTGAGGAAGTTCTGAAATACGATATGGAGGATAAAACCAAGGCAGTGCTCACGTATTTCCCGAAGATGAAAATAATAGATATCGCTTCTCAAGTTGGTCTAGAGCGTTCTTCATTAAGCCGTCGCTATGTTTCGAGAGCCGTAAAC encodes:
- a CDS encoding amidohydrolase family protein, with translation QYGLTDVAAGIVSFADLTLGAAVIPVLEAHIAASKSRFRGIRHINAWDASPDIVSTRKPPQGLLLDPKFREGFACLKKHDLSFDAWLYHPQLTELVDLARAFPDITIILNHIGGLLGTGPYAGKSAEVFHDWQREIAALAACPNVFVKLGGLGMPRSGFGWHEQTTPPNSTELAETMGPYYRYCIEQFGVDRCMFESNFPVDKISYSYTVLWNAFKHISEGFTPQERGALFHDTAVKVYRLQTK